In Streptomyces sp. NBC_00878, a single window of DNA contains:
- a CDS encoding ABC transporter ATP-binding protein, with the protein MDELVLEISDLQYKVGDRLIFGGVDLRVGPGESVAISGPSGSGKSTLLMCVMGLIRPDSGSVILRGKQLERLSGRSLLRHRRESVGMVFQAGELLPELAPVENVAIAGLLAGLPRVEAFSRATELLDELNVRGTSADTESLSGGERQRVAVARALINRPALLLADEPTGALDSANRQTVAELLYSLPERRQCGLVVVTHDSSVAARAQRQLVLHDGSLTPASSAAPATGVSA; encoded by the coding sequence ATGGACGAGCTTGTGCTGGAGATATCTGATCTCCAGTACAAGGTGGGCGACCGGCTGATATTCGGGGGCGTTGACCTGAGGGTCGGGCCGGGAGAATCTGTCGCGATATCTGGTCCAAGCGGCAGTGGCAAATCGACCCTCCTCATGTGCGTCATGGGGCTGATCAGACCGGACAGCGGGTCGGTGATACTGCGCGGCAAGCAGTTGGAGCGGCTGTCCGGCCGTAGCCTGCTCCGGCACCGTCGCGAATCGGTGGGCATGGTCTTCCAGGCGGGCGAGCTTCTGCCCGAACTCGCCCCCGTGGAGAACGTGGCAATCGCAGGATTGCTCGCCGGCCTGCCACGCGTGGAGGCATTCTCTCGAGCAACTGAACTCCTGGACGAGCTGAACGTCAGGGGCACCTCTGCGGATACGGAGTCGCTGTCCGGCGGCGAAAGGCAACGAGTCGCGGTGGCTCGCGCACTGATCAACCGTCCCGCCCTGCTGCTCGCGGACGAGCCGACCGGTGCCCTGGACTCAGCCAATCGGCAGACCGTCGCCGAGCTGCTGTACAGCCTGCCGGAACGTCGGCAGTGCGGGCTTGTCGTCGTGACACACGACAGCTCTGTTGCCGCTCGGGCGCAGAGGCAACTGGTTCTTCATGACGGATCGCTCACGCCGGCCTCCAGTGCAGCCCCGGCTACAGGAGTTTCCGCATGA
- a CDS encoding DUF397 domain-containing protein, with amino-acid sequence MPIHQFRKSTYSDTQGECVEVATNIPTTIAIRDSKHPTGPSLRVRPATWEAFQTVLADGSFTTPGWNQ; translated from the coding sequence GTGCCCATTCACCAGTTCCGCAAGTCCACCTACAGCGACACGCAGGGCGAGTGCGTAGAGGTCGCCACCAACATCCCCACCACCATCGCCATACGCGACTCGAAGCACCCCACAGGCCCGTCCCTCCGCGTCCGGCCCGCCACATGGGAGGCCTTCCAAACCGTCCTCGCAGACGGCAGCTTCACCACGCCCGGCTGGAATCAGTAG
- a CDS encoding helix-turn-helix transcriptional regulator, with amino-acid sequence MSASQSTQGNSTSTVLGRRLGGELLNLRVTAGLTQTHAAKALTASTTKVAKMERGWVPMRDPDIRALCELYAVHDPGVVGRLLELARIDRERRKAKGWWDDYTTLGVMQEYVTLENAATTIRAWQPGFIPGLLQSPEYVRALRDGPSTSAEVAQRKVPDEEFVAARLARQRRLTDDPPLTLRAVLYEAVLRNFPSSTEAALGQIEHLTKVADLPNVTLQVFPFSGGVHHGLNGPFNIISFTEPGAMDVVYSESTFAPTWVEGGEGAAAYDELFETISERSLSERDSLLFLRNLSKEF; translated from the coding sequence GTGAGCGCGAGCCAGTCGACGCAGGGCAACAGCACGTCCACCGTGCTGGGACGTCGATTGGGCGGTGAACTCCTGAACTTGCGCGTCACGGCGGGCCTGACACAGACCCACGCGGCCAAGGCGCTCACCGCATCCACGACGAAGGTCGCGAAGATGGAGCGCGGCTGGGTGCCCATGCGCGACCCGGACATCCGGGCGCTGTGCGAGCTGTACGCCGTCCATGACCCCGGCGTTGTCGGACGGCTCCTGGAGCTGGCGAGGATCGACCGCGAGCGCCGGAAGGCCAAGGGCTGGTGGGACGACTACACGACGCTCGGCGTCATGCAGGAGTACGTCACGCTGGAGAACGCGGCGACGACCATCAGGGCCTGGCAACCCGGGTTCATCCCCGGCCTACTTCAATCCCCCGAATACGTACGAGCGCTCAGGGACGGGCCTTCAACTTCCGCAGAGGTGGCCCAGCGCAAGGTCCCGGACGAAGAGTTCGTCGCTGCACGACTCGCACGGCAGCGGCGGCTCACCGACGATCCGCCGCTTACCCTCCGGGCCGTGCTCTACGAGGCAGTGCTGCGAAACTTCCCCAGCAGCACGGAGGCGGCTCTCGGACAGATCGAGCACTTGACCAAGGTGGCCGACCTACCGAACGTCACTCTCCAGGTCTTCCCGTTCAGCGGCGGAGTGCACCATGGCCTCAACGGTCCCTTCAACATCATCTCGTTCACCGAGCCTGGAGCCATGGACGTCGTCTACTCGGAGTCCACGTTCGCTCCGACATGGGTCGAAGGAGGGGAAGGAGCCGCCGCCTATGACGAGTTGTTCGAGACGATCAGCGAACGTTCCCTTTCCGAGCGGGACTCCCTGCTGTTCCTCCGCAACCTGAGCAAGGAATTCTGA
- a CDS encoding ATP-binding protein: MVAPQESAEPEAPLRHDRLDYTPLPKSVTLARRRAHRLLTEWGHPELAADTALLVSELGGNAVLHGCLRDRLFRVELTLTESVVRISVSDPKGELRPHLREATTDDMFGRGLLIVGQVADRWGVHGLTVGKSVWCELDVARQEAVAAHCRVPNTLLDIRAALPEERREVGAGGRARPGGAVGPGRAGPEALGRIGTRPVRDERTAGS, translated from the coding sequence ATGGTCGCCCCGCAAGAATCAGCAGAGCCCGAAGCCCCGCTCCGTCACGACCGTCTCGACTACACGCCACTCCCCAAGAGCGTCACCCTCGCCCGCCGCCGGGCCCACCGCCTGCTCACTGAGTGGGGGCATCCCGAACTCGCCGCCGACACCGCCCTGTTGGTGTCCGAGCTGGGCGGCAACGCCGTACTGCACGGGTGCCTGCGTGATCGGCTCTTCCGGGTGGAACTCACCCTCACCGAGAGTGTCGTACGCATCTCCGTGTCCGACCCGAAGGGCGAGTTACGGCCGCACCTCCGTGAGGCGACCACTGACGACATGTTCGGGCGTGGGCTGCTGATCGTCGGACAGGTGGCCGACCGTTGGGGCGTACACGGGCTGACCGTCGGCAAGTCCGTCTGGTGCGAGCTGGACGTCGCACGCCAGGAGGCCGTGGCTGCCCACTGCCGTGTCCCCAACACCCTCCTCGACATCCGTGCCGCGCTCCCTGAGGAGCGGCGTGAGGTGGGTGCCGGAGGCCGTGCCCGACCCGGCGGGGCCGTAGGCCCCGGCCGGGCGGGGCCCGAAGCCCTCGGCCGAATCGGCACGCGACCCGTCAGGGACGAGCGTACGGCCGGGTCATGA
- a CDS encoding VOC family protein, translated as MTHDQQHPTPASELPTTTAQLNHTAVYATDRHLSAEFIAAVLELKVGAPFGPFIPVDLGNGVTLDYYEFRSEPIQSQHYAFLVPETRFDAMIARLEALGVTYYADPRHTEPGRTNDLFGGKGAYFADPDGHNMEIMTRPYARP; from the coding sequence ATGACCCATGACCAGCAGCACCCCACCCCCGCATCCGAACTGCCCACGACCACAGCCCAGTTGAACCACACCGCCGTCTACGCGACGGACCGGCACCTGTCGGCGGAGTTCATCGCGGCGGTCCTGGAGTTGAAGGTCGGCGCCCCCTTCGGGCCCTTCATCCCCGTCGACCTCGGCAACGGCGTGACCCTCGACTACTACGAGTTCAGGAGCGAGCCGATCCAGTCCCAGCACTACGCGTTCCTCGTGCCCGAGACCCGGTTCGACGCCATGATCGCCCGCCTGGAGGCGCTCGGGGTCACGTACTACGCGGACCCCCGCCACACCGAACCCGGCCGGACCAACGACCTGTTCGGCGGCAAAGGCGCCTACTTCGCGGACCCGGACGGCCACAACATGGAGATCATGACCCGGCCGTACGCTCGTCCCTGA
- a CDS encoding M4 family metallopeptidase translates to MSRTRHIRGSRLATVGISAAATSLLAGALAPSAMTADGPTRDTVLGNATAVLADQAARLGLTSAQGTEARDVIVDADGTQHVRYDRTYRQLPVLGGDFVVHLTAAGAYRAADRATTRPLSLASITPSVSAPKAADLAAAALRLANVGETLRKITAKPQLVVDALHGTPKLAWRTEAGGKDSLGNPVARVVLTDAATGRQIDAWDSIETATGDGRSLYSGTVPLETTRSGSTYQLTDPTRGNTYTGDTKNKTDSCILIICYQRAPAPVLTDADNHWGTGSTSSRASAAVDAQYGTDTTWDYYKNVHGRSGIAGDGKGSYNRVHYGSAYNNAFWDDSCFCMTYGDGDGTTFGPLVSLDVAGHEMSHGVTSKTAALTYSGEPGGLNEATSDIFGTLVEFYAKNPSDPGDWLIGEKIVKSGFGRSALRYMDQPSKDGNSADCWTSTVGNLDVHYSSGVANHFAYLLAEGSGRKTIGGVAHNGTTCNGTTVTGIGRAKLGAIWYRALTVYMTSSTKYAGARVATLNAARDLYGAGSAEYRAVGGAWSAVSVN, encoded by the coding sequence ATGAGTCGGACACGGCACATCCGAGGCTCGCGCCTCGCCACCGTCGGTATATCGGCGGCGGCCACCAGTCTGCTGGCGGGGGCGCTGGCCCCGAGCGCGATGACGGCCGACGGGCCGACCCGGGACACCGTCCTCGGCAACGCGACGGCGGTGCTCGCCGACCAGGCCGCCCGGCTGGGTCTCACCTCCGCGCAGGGCACCGAGGCCCGTGACGTGATCGTCGACGCGGACGGCACACAGCATGTGCGCTACGACCGGACGTACCGCCAACTCCCCGTGCTGGGCGGCGACTTCGTGGTCCACCTGACGGCGGCCGGCGCCTACCGCGCTGCCGACCGGGCCACCACTCGTCCGCTCTCCCTCGCGAGCATCACGCCGTCGGTCTCCGCCCCGAAGGCCGCCGACCTGGCCGCCGCGGCGCTGCGCCTCGCGAACGTCGGAGAGACGCTCCGCAAGATAACGGCCAAGCCCCAACTGGTCGTTGACGCCCTGCACGGCACTCCCAAGCTGGCCTGGCGCACCGAGGCCGGGGGCAAGGACTCACTGGGCAACCCGGTCGCGCGCGTGGTCCTCACCGACGCCGCGACCGGCAGGCAGATCGACGCGTGGGACAGCATCGAGACGGCGACCGGGGACGGCCGTTCCCTCTACAGCGGCACGGTCCCGCTGGAGACGACGCGCTCCGGTTCGACGTACCAACTGACCGACCCCACAAGGGGAAACACGTACACGGGCGACACCAAGAACAAGACGGACTCCTGCATCCTCATCATCTGCTACCAGCGTGCCCCCGCGCCCGTCCTCACCGATGCCGACAACCACTGGGGAACCGGGTCGACTTCGAGCCGGGCCTCGGCGGCGGTGGACGCGCAGTACGGCACCGACACCACCTGGGACTACTACAAGAACGTCCATGGGCGCAGCGGTATCGCGGGGGACGGCAAGGGCTCGTACAACCGGGTGCACTACGGCAGCGCGTACAACAACGCCTTCTGGGACGACAGTTGCTTCTGCATGACGTACGGGGACGGTGACGGGACGACCTTCGGGCCGCTGGTCTCCCTGGACGTGGCCGGGCACGAGATGTCCCACGGCGTGACGTCCAAGACGGCGGCGCTGACGTACTCGGGCGAGCCCGGCGGTCTCAACGAGGCCACGTCGGACATCTTCGGCACGCTGGTGGAGTTCTACGCGAAGAACCCCTCCGACCCCGGGGACTGGCTGATCGGCGAGAAGATCGTGAAGTCCGGCTTCGGCCGCTCCGCCCTGCGCTACATGGACCAGCCCTCCAAGGACGGCAACTCCGCGGACTGCTGGACCTCGACGGTCGGCAACCTCGACGTCCACTACTCCTCGGGCGTCGCCAACCACTTCGCGTACCTGCTCGCGGAGGGCAGCGGCCGGAAGACCATCGGCGGCGTCGCCCACAACGGCACGACCTGCAACGGCACGACGGTGACGGGCATCGGCAGGGCCAAGCTCGGCGCGATCTGGTACCGGGCGCTGACGGTGTACATGACGTCGTCGACGAAGTACGCGGGTGCGCGGGTCGCCACGTTGAACGCGGCGAGGGATCTGTACGGGGCGGGGAGTGCGGAGTACCGGGCGGTGGGGGGTGCTTGGTCGGCGGTGTCGGTGAACTGA
- a CDS encoding gamma-glutamylcyclotransferase family protein has translation MSSRLPFFVYGTLRPGEHNHDLFLRGRTRSEVPGRLADAVLYDGPGYPYAVEEPGGVVCGDLVTAASDQYGQLLGTLDQLEEYAPGDPANLYERVAREVTREEDGMSVRAWVYVAAPAVAATLRARGRLIEGGDWRAR, from the coding sequence ATGAGCAGCCGACTGCCCTTCTTCGTCTACGGGACCCTGCGCCCCGGCGAGCACAACCACGACCTCTTCCTGCGCGGCCGTACGCGCTCGGAGGTGCCGGGACGACTCGCCGACGCGGTGCTCTACGACGGGCCGGGCTATCCGTACGCCGTCGAGGAACCAGGTGGCGTGGTGTGCGGGGACCTGGTCACCGCCGCATCGGACCAGTACGGCCAACTCCTCGGCACCCTCGACCAGTTGGAGGAGTACGCCCCGGGCGACCCCGCCAACCTCTACGAGCGCGTGGCCAGGGAGGTGACCCGCGAGGAGGACGGCATGAGCGTACGGGCCTGGGTGTACGTGGCCGCGCCCGCGGTCGCGGCCACGCTGCGGGCACGGGGCAGGCTCATCGAGGGCGGCGACTGGCGGGCGCGCTGA
- a CDS encoding SpoIIE family protein phosphatase: MDGLGDGLLLGVLDATPACVGILDPELRYLYVNPALARLSGKPAHEHLGRAVDEVLPFTGRGKGVLREVLADGRSREGINDGVTLSGTGLEHHSWRGAYHRLEADGDVVGVAVVIMVINGVRHQHRELERVRKRLALLDRAATRIGTTLRIDDTCAELAEFLSSELADMAAVMMYPPTPHGGSEHLAEHRPPPEHRPPAEHHSPSGHRSPSEHRSPSEHRSSAEHRSSAERPGPVRLRMAGVSAVPHLQDYLVDISASVGEQLLYRHGSSVQRCLDTGRPMVENQLSAEELSRSIPDMEHFPAHRAVGVHSDLVVPLTARGNLMGVVVLVRVGDSPPFEQQDVVMAQDLVGRAAIAFDNARRYAREHGIAVELQRALLAEGPCPHPGIDVATRYLPAGDSALVGGDWYDIMPLTRRRTLLVMGDVMGHGVEAAVDMSHYRAMLRVVATEDLPPHAVLERLDALITRAGTDRPATCLLALVDAPNNRCLFACAGHLPPAVLDADGSVNLFPVPVGAPLGTGFGGYETVTGCCGPDRTLLLYTDGLVERREQDVDEWLSRLTRQRLPSNGSLEDQLAVLLAGLVPGGTAEDDVAVMAARLHP, encoded by the coding sequence ATGGACGGCCTCGGTGACGGACTGTTGCTGGGGGTGCTGGACGCGACCCCGGCCTGTGTCGGCATCCTCGATCCCGAACTCCGCTATCTGTACGTCAACCCGGCGCTGGCCCGGCTCAGCGGGAAACCGGCCCACGAGCACCTGGGCCGGGCCGTCGACGAGGTGTTGCCGTTCACCGGTCGCGGCAAGGGCGTACTGCGCGAGGTACTCGCCGACGGGCGGTCCCGCGAGGGCATCAACGACGGAGTGACGCTCTCCGGGACGGGCCTGGAACACCACAGCTGGCGCGGCGCGTACCACCGGCTGGAGGCGGACGGGGATGTCGTGGGCGTGGCCGTGGTCATCATGGTGATCAACGGGGTGCGGCATCAGCACAGGGAGCTGGAACGGGTCCGGAAACGGCTGGCTCTGCTGGACCGCGCGGCCACCCGGATCGGCACCACGCTCCGCATCGACGACACCTGCGCCGAGCTGGCCGAGTTCCTCTCCTCCGAGCTCGCCGACATGGCCGCGGTGATGATGTACCCCCCGACCCCGCACGGCGGCTCGGAGCACCTGGCGGAACATCGTCCGCCACCCGAACACCGTCCACCGGCCGAACACCATTCGCCGTCCGGACACCGTTCGCCGTCCGAGCACCGTTCGCCGTCCGAACACCGCTCATCGGCCGAGCACCGTTCATCGGCCGAGCGGCCCGGTCCGGTTCGGCTGCGGATGGCGGGGGTCTCGGCCGTGCCGCATCTCCAGGACTATCTCGTGGACATCAGCGCGTCCGTGGGCGAGCAGCTGCTGTACCGGCACGGGTCGAGCGTGCAGCGCTGTCTGGACACCGGTCGGCCCATGGTCGAGAACCAGCTCAGCGCCGAGGAACTGAGCCGTTCCATACCCGACATGGAGCATTTCCCCGCCCATCGCGCGGTCGGTGTCCACTCCGACCTGGTCGTGCCGCTGACCGCCCGCGGCAATCTGATGGGCGTGGTCGTCCTCGTCAGGGTCGGGGACTCGCCGCCCTTCGAGCAGCAGGACGTGGTGATGGCCCAGGACCTGGTGGGGCGCGCCGCGATCGCCTTCGACAACGCCCGCCGGTACGCCCGCGAGCACGGCATCGCGGTGGAACTCCAGCGCGCACTGCTGGCCGAAGGGCCCTGCCCCCACCCCGGGATCGACGTGGCCACGCGCTATCTGCCCGCCGGGGACAGCGCGTTGGTCGGCGGCGACTGGTACGACATCATGCCGCTGACCCGCCGGCGCACGCTGCTGGTCATGGGCGACGTGATGGGGCACGGCGTCGAGGCGGCGGTGGACATGAGCCACTACCGGGCGATGCTCCGCGTCGTGGCCACCGAGGACCTGCCACCGCACGCCGTACTGGAACGCCTGGACGCGCTGATCACCCGCGCCGGCACCGACCGTCCCGCCACGTGCCTGCTCGCCCTGGTCGATGCGCCTAACAACAGGTGCCTGTTCGCCTGCGCCGGCCATCTGCCGCCCGCGGTCCTGGACGCCGACGGCAGCGTCAACCTGTTCCCCGTTCCCGTGGGCGCGCCGCTGGGCACCGGGTTCGGCGGCTACGAGACGGTGACCGGCTGCTGCGGCCCCGACCGGACTCTGCTCCTCTACACCGACGGCCTGGTGGAGCGCCGGGAACAGGACGTCGACGAGTGGCTGAGCCGCCTCACCCGGCAGCGCCTCCCCAGCAACGGTTCCCTGGAGGACCAACTGGCCGTTCTCCTGGCCGGCTTGGTCCCGGGCGGCACGGCGGAGGACGACGTGGCGGTCATGGCGGCACGGCTCCACCCGTAG
- a CDS encoding glycoside hydrolase family 36 protein: MTRDHSYRWGHSELAVDFDFGAADGFEAGVGAEAGAGARTDQDGDTPRLVRVARPGDPETEPEPEPETSRAAADAALPLVELTLFGDGTGWSGPRFGGTALGQRLRYRAHHATFGDGWHRLTVELADPASGLTVFAEYASPDAVSVLRSRVRLRNDGPAPVTVRSVSSLLLGGLPSPDDLRVFRARNDWVAECRWYDEPLRATVPDIGRELYGHDSRAAVRLAGRGSWPTDGHLAMGAFTHEADGRGWLWQIESAASWQWEAGEAGRRTCLTLSGPGADEHQWRQVLGPGEEFTGEWAALALGEGFDGALAALTSYRRLVRRPHPDHEQLPVIFNDYMNTLLGDPTAEKLLPLIDAAARAGAEYFCVDAGWYDDEAGGWWDSVGAWLPSERRFPGGGLRAVLDRIRDRGMVPGLWLEAEVVGVRSPVARELPDEAFLRHEGGVRVTEQGRHQLDLTHPAARDHLDRTVDRIVGEWGVGYLKLDYNITTSVPGLLDHSRAWLAWLGSVLDRYPALVIENCASGGMRMDGASLAVTQLQSTSDQQDPLRYPPIAAAAPTAVPPEQGAVWAYPQPAFTDAEIGFTLGSALLGRIHLSGHLDKMTESQLSLVRGALTVYKAIRGDLRTALPFWPLGLPGWSDEWLALGMRAPVTGMGAVSGATYLSVWRRGGGSEQVLPVRHLAGRKDVRVEVLHPAAARASAGAVEWDGEAVRVVMPGEPGVLLVRLITER; encoded by the coding sequence ATGACACGGGACCACAGCTATCGCTGGGGCCACTCCGAACTGGCCGTCGACTTCGACTTCGGGGCAGCAGACGGGTTCGAGGCAGGGGTCGGGGCCGAGGCCGGGGCCGGGGCCCGGACCGACCAGGACGGGGATACGCCTCGGCTGGTGCGGGTGGCGCGGCCCGGTGACCCCGAGACCGAACCCGAACCCGAACCCGAGACCTCGCGGGCCGCCGCGGACGCCGCGCTGCCGCTCGTCGAGCTGACCCTGTTCGGCGACGGTACCGGCTGGTCCGGGCCGCGCTTCGGGGGCACGGCGCTCGGGCAGCGCCTGCGCTACCGCGCGCACCACGCCACGTTCGGCGACGGGTGGCATCGCCTGACCGTCGAACTCGCCGACCCGGCAAGCGGGTTGACCGTCTTCGCCGAGTACGCCTCGCCGGACGCGGTGTCCGTGCTGCGCTCCCGGGTCCGGCTGCGCAACGACGGCCCCGCTCCCGTCACCGTGCGCTCGGTCAGCAGCCTGCTGCTCGGCGGGCTGCCCTCACCCGACGACCTGCGCGTCTTCCGGGCGCGCAACGACTGGGTCGCCGAATGCCGTTGGTACGACGAGCCGTTGCGTGCCACGGTCCCCGACATCGGCCGGGAACTGTACGGGCACGACAGCAGGGCCGCGGTACGGCTCGCCGGGCGCGGCAGTTGGCCCACAGACGGGCACCTGGCGATGGGCGCGTTCACCCACGAGGCGGACGGGCGCGGCTGGTTGTGGCAGATCGAGTCCGCCGCGAGCTGGCAGTGGGAGGCGGGCGAGGCGGGCCGACGTACGTGTCTGACGCTGAGCGGGCCGGGTGCGGACGAGCATCAGTGGCGCCAAGTCCTCGGTCCTGGGGAGGAGTTCACCGGTGAGTGGGCGGCGCTGGCCCTGGGCGAGGGGTTCGACGGGGCACTGGCCGCGCTGACGTCGTACCGCCGTCTCGTCCGACGTCCGCACCCCGACCACGAACAGCTGCCCGTCATCTTCAACGACTACATGAACACGCTGTTGGGCGACCCGACCGCCGAGAAGCTGCTGCCACTGATCGACGCGGCGGCCCGGGCGGGCGCGGAGTACTTCTGTGTCGATGCCGGCTGGTACGACGACGAGGCCGGGGGCTGGTGGGACAGCGTCGGCGCCTGGCTGCCGTCCGAGCGGCGGTTCCCCGGCGGCGGACTGCGCGCGGTGCTGGACCGTATCCGGGACCGCGGGATGGTGCCCGGGCTGTGGCTGGAGGCCGAGGTGGTCGGCGTCCGCAGCCCCGTGGCGCGCGAACTGCCGGACGAGGCGTTCCTACGCCACGAGGGCGGGGTCCGGGTCACCGAACAGGGCCGCCACCAGTTGGACCTGACCCATCCGGCGGCCCGCGACCACCTCGACCGGACGGTCGACCGGATCGTCGGCGAGTGGGGCGTGGGCTATCTCAAGCTCGACTACAACATCACCACGTCCGTACCGGGGCTGCTGGACCACTCCCGGGCCTGGCTGGCCTGGCTGGGGTCCGTCCTGGACCGCTATCCCGCGCTCGTGATCGAGAACTGCGCGTCGGGCGGCATGCGCATGGACGGCGCGTCCCTGGCCGTCACGCAGCTCCAGTCCACCTCCGACCAGCAGGACCCGCTGCGCTATCCGCCCATCGCGGCTGCCGCGCCCACCGCCGTACCGCCCGAGCAGGGGGCCGTGTGGGCGTACCCCCAACCGGCCTTCACCGACGCGGAGATCGGCTTCACCCTCGGCTCGGCGCTGCTCGGCCGGATCCATCTCTCCGGGCATCTGGACAAGATGACGGAGAGTCAATTGTCGTTGGTGCGGGGCGCCTTGACCGTCTACAAGGCGATCCGGGGCGATCTGCGCACCGCGCTGCCGTTCTGGCCGCTCGGGCTGCCGGGCTGGTCGGACGAGTGGCTCGCGCTGGGGATGCGGGCGCCGGTCACAGGGATGGGGGCGGTCTCGGGGGCCACGTATCTGTCGGTGTGGCGTCGGGGCGGCGGCTCCGAACAGGTGTTGCCCGTACGGCATTTGGCGGGGCGGAAGGACGTACGGGTGGAGGTACTGCACCCTGCGGCGGCGCGCGCGAGCGCGGGGGCGGTGGAGTGGGACGGGGAGGCGGTGCGGGTGGTGATGCCCGGCGAGCCGGGGGTGCTGCTGGTGAGGCTGATCACCGAGAGATGA
- a CDS encoding LacI family DNA-binding transcriptional regulator — translation MTVHAVPDGAGVSPVTIRDVARAAGVSYQTVSRVINGNERVADSTRRRVLTAIDTLGYRPNQAARELAGKTVRSLTVLTSDTSLYGNASALRGIEEAARTAGFAVSISVLARHAAPDADELRARLVRPGDPVIVIAFDAAGVRALELLPAEAPVAALVERPPGVDPGPRHVWLDDRLAAARATRHLLGLGHRTVHYLALPSSTARTAQRTEGWLDALREAGVEEPEPVVGGWTPRSGHLAARSLLERADVTAVLCGNDDLAIGVLRAARETGRSVPRDLSVVGFDDMPTSAYLAPALTTVRLDFEGLGRTAFGLLHRLLDPSAGTQGPCAEPELIVRESSGPWRDTGRGTGRVPGLGPGPGPGPGPGPGPGRGSGRGPGRGSGPGSAGGIV, via the coding sequence GTGACCGTTCACGCAGTTCCGGACGGTGCCGGGGTCTCCCCCGTGACCATCCGGGACGTCGCACGCGCGGCCGGCGTCTCCTACCAGACCGTCTCGCGCGTCATCAACGGCAACGAACGCGTCGCCGACAGCACGCGCCGACGCGTACTGACCGCGATCGACACGCTCGGCTACCGGCCCAACCAGGCCGCCCGCGAGCTCGCGGGCAAGACCGTGCGCTCGCTCACCGTGCTCACCTCCGACACCTCCCTCTACGGCAACGCGTCGGCGCTGCGCGGTATCGAGGAGGCGGCGCGCACGGCCGGGTTCGCGGTCTCGATCAGCGTGCTCGCGCGGCACGCGGCCCCGGACGCGGACGAGTTGCGGGCGCGGCTGGTGCGGCCGGGCGATCCGGTGATCGTGATCGCCTTCGACGCGGCGGGCGTCCGGGCGCTGGAACTGCTGCCCGCGGAGGCGCCGGTGGCCGCGTTGGTCGAGCGGCCGCCCGGCGTGGACCCCGGCCCGCGGCACGTGTGGCTCGACGACCGGCTCGCGGCGGCCCGCGCGACCCGCCATCTGCTGGGCCTCGGCCACCGGACCGTCCACTACCTGGCCCTGCCGTCGTCCACCGCGCGGACCGCGCAGCGCACCGAGGGCTGGCTGGACGCCCTGCGCGAGGCGGGGGTCGAGGAACCGGAGCCGGTGGTGGGCGGCTGGACGCCGCGCTCGGGCCATCTGGCGGCGCGCTCACTGCTGGAGCGCGCGGACGTCACCGCCGTGCTCTGCGGCAACGACGATCTGGCGATCGGGGTGCTGCGCGCGGCACGGGAGACGGGCCGGTCGGTGCCCCGGGACCTGAGCGTCGTGGGCTTCGACGACATGCCGACGTCGGCGTATCTGGCTCCGGCGCTGACGACCGTACGGCTGGACTTCGAGGGGCTCGGGCGTACGGCGTTCGGGCTGCTGCACCGGCTGCTCGATCCGTCGGCCGGGACCCAGGGTCCTTGTGCGGAACCGGAGTTGATCGTACGAGAGAGCTCGGGGCCGTGGCGGGACACGGGGCGTGGAACGGGTCGTGTCCCGGGTCTAGGGCCGGGGCCCGGGCCGGGACCCGGGCCGGGACCCGGGCCGGGACGCGGATCGGGTCGCGGGCCGGGACGCGGATCGGGTCCCGGATCGGCTGGAGGGATCGTTTGA